The Caldisericota bacterium nucleotide sequence TGCTACATCCTTATTTTTTCTCATAATTTGTTATTTTGTCGATCCTTTGCTTATGCCTGCCACCCAAAAAGGAAGTATTAAGCCAGATATTTACAATTTCTTTAGCAAGTCCTTCTTTTAAAACTCTTCCCGCCAGGCAAAGCACATTCGCATCATTATGCTCCCTTGCACAGCGAGCAGAATACTCACTGCCACAAAGACTTGCACGAATACCTTTTACTTTATTTGCAGCAATTGCCATCCCAATACCTGTGCCACAGATTAAAATTCCAAACTTTTCTTCACCCCTCGCAACACTCTCAGCTAAAGGTATTGCATAATCAGGATAGTCAACACTTTCTTCTGAATATGTACCAAAATCCTTCACATCGATGCCTTTTTCTTGCAAAAATACCTTTAATTCGTCTTTTAATTGAAACCCAGCATGGTCAGAACCTATGGCTATCTTCATCTTTCCTCCTCATTTCTGTTTAAAAAAATTATACCACATTGCGTCACTTATTCAATCCATTGAATAAGCTCTAAAACATGTAAAACTGTTTTAAATATATTATACAGAAATTAAAGATATACAAGAACATTAAAGAAGGATCTAAGAGAAAATGATAGGTATACATATATAAACTAAGACTGGATGTAAAGAGTAAAATGTTAAAAGGGGAACCGAAAGTTTGATACCTAAGCTAACAAGACTTAAAAAATAAGAAAGATCGAGATAAGTCATGAGATTGTATCATTCATAAAAAATATAAGAGAAGAACGTCCAAAAATAGGTGAGAAAAAATAAAGTTATTAGCAGATGAATACTGTATGAATAAAAGAAGAAATAATAAAAATACAGTGAAGTCCTTTAAGAAAATTAAAAAGGTAATATCTTAAAACTAAATATACTAAACCTCTTTATCTATTTCACATACCCAGGG carries:
- the rpiB gene encoding ribose 5-phosphate isomerase B, with the translated sequence MKIAIGSDHAGFQLKDELKVFLQEKGIDVKDFGTYSEESVDYPDYAIPLAESVARGEEKFGILICGTGIGMAIAANKVKGIRASLCGSEYSARCAREHNDANVLCLAGRVLKEGLAKEIVNIWLNTSFLGGRHKQRIDKITNYEKK